The following proteins come from a genomic window of Euwallacea fornicatus isolate EFF26 chromosome 9, ASM4011564v1, whole genome shotgun sequence:
- the LOC136341000 gene encoding putative inorganic phosphate cotransporter isoform X1, which produces MSEGKCTQLEVEEPLQDAGSGWIKIRYIQIVLLFFLLVITLNMRLCLSVGIVAMTTNGTSSNPDVPYYEWDNSNIILSSFYWSYAVLQFVAGNFIHKFGTKKILFIATFMNALSSAMIPMMAKHAGANGVMALRVIQGLFQGFLLPCMNGVLGRWLPPHELSSCSSVVFAGFQVGAILSSVITGYLSASSWGWPAAFYLFALLGFVWCIFWMVFSAETPAAHSSISIEERKYIEHSLGQQNDHLLDEKSIPWRNIMRSVPYWAIIIAAIGESWTTTFLTAELPSYLSYVVGLNIKDSSLFTAAPTVGALIGSLFYSPIAGYTIKKGWITTRSSRRIFQGFSMFSVSIGFLFLTYLEDRVFIAILLISSYTASSAVTSGHLVNLVDLSPRYAAILSGISNGIGQLIAIFAPILVHFIVVDEGDRFSWRYTFLLSAIIGSVTALVFIMFCSAERQWWDDVDKIKMERKTKEAKSKEGQSNPGFEESEVAC; this is translated from the exons ATGTCAGAGGGAAAGTGTACGCAGCTGGAGGTAGAGGAACCTCTACAGGATGCAG GCTCAGGATGGATCAAAATCCGTTACATTCAAATCGTTCTCCTGTTCTTCCTGCTGGTAATCACCCTCAACATGAGACTTTGCCTCTCGGTTGGTATCGTCGCCATGACCACGAACGGTACTTCCAGCAACCCTGACGTGCCA tACTACGAGTGGGACAactcaaatataattttgtcttCGTTCTACTGGAGTTATGCAGTTTTGCAGTTCGTAGCAGGAAACTTCATTCATAAATTTGGAACTAAGAAGATCTTATTTATTGCGACATTTATGAACGCTTTATCATCGGCAATG ATACCAATGATGGCGAAGCACGCTGGAGCGAACGGAGTAATGGCTCTGAGAGTTATACAGGGTCTCTTCCAAGGATTTCTGTTACCCTGTATGAATGGAGTCCTAGGGAGGTGGCTTCCACCCCACGAATTATCATCCTGCAGCTCCGTTGTATTCGCAG GCTTCCAAGTAGGGGCGATACTATCTTCAGTAATAACCGGGTATCTATCGGCCTCCTCGTGGGGCTGGCCTGCGGCTTTCTATTTATTTGCCCTATTGGGCTTCGTATGGTGCATATTCTGGATGGTTTTCAGCGCCGAAACCCCGGCGGCCCATTCCAGCATAAGTATCGAGGAGCGAAAGTATATTGAGCATTCTCTCGGTCAGCAAAATGACCACTTG TTAGATGAGAAGTCAATTCCTTGGCGGAACATTATGAGGTCCGTACCCTATTGGGCAATAATCATTGCGGCCATCGGAGAGTCTTGGACTACCACGTTCTTGACTGCTGAATTGCCAAGTTATTTGAGCTATGTTGTTGGGTTGAATATTAAAGAT AGCAGCTTATTTACTGCAGCACCAACTGTGGGAGCCCTTATCGGATCCCTTTTCTACAGCCCCATCGCCGGATATACCATAAAGAAAGGGTGGATAACTACCCGCTCTTCCAGAAGAATTTTTCAAGGGTTTA GCATGTTTTCGGTGTCGATAGGTTTCCTGTTCCTCACGTACCTCGAGGATCGAGTGTTCATAGCAATACTGCTAATTTCATCCTATACTGCATCGTCTGCAGTGACTTCCGGTCACTTAGTGAATCTTGTAGACCTATCACCGAGGTACGCAGCGATTTTGTCAGGAATTTCCAACGGAATTGGGCAGCTGATTGCCATCTTTGCCCCAATATTGGTACACTTTATTGTGGTTGATGAG ggtGACCGGTTCTCATGGAGATACACATTCTTGCTATCGGCGATTATCGGATCGGTTACAGCACTTGTGTTCATTATGTTTTGCTCTGCCGAAAGGCAATGGTGGGATGATGTGGATAAAATCAAGATGGAGCGCAAAACTAAAGAAGCCAAATCAAAGGAAGGCCAAAGCAATCCGGGATTTGAAGAGAGTGAGGTCGCATGTTAA
- the LOC136341000 gene encoding putative inorganic phosphate cotransporter isoform X2 has protein sequence MRLCLSVGIVAMTTNGTSSNPDVPYYEWDNSNIILSSFYWSYAVLQFVAGNFIHKFGTKKILFIATFMNALSSAMIPMMAKHAGANGVMALRVIQGLFQGFLLPCMNGVLGRWLPPHELSSCSSVVFAGFQVGAILSSVITGYLSASSWGWPAAFYLFALLGFVWCIFWMVFSAETPAAHSSISIEERKYIEHSLGQQNDHLLDEKSIPWRNIMRSVPYWAIIIAAIGESWTTTFLTAELPSYLSYVVGLNIKDSSLFTAAPTVGALIGSLFYSPIAGYTIKKGWITTRSSRRIFQGFSMFSVSIGFLFLTYLEDRVFIAILLISSYTASSAVTSGHLVNLVDLSPRYAAILSGISNGIGQLIAIFAPILVHFIVVDEGDRFSWRYTFLLSAIIGSVTALVFIMFCSAERQWWDDVDKIKMERKTKEAKSKEGQSNPGFEESEVAC, from the exons ATGAGACTTTGCCTCTCGGTTGGTATCGTCGCCATGACCACGAACGGTACTTCCAGCAACCCTGACGTGCCA tACTACGAGTGGGACAactcaaatataattttgtcttCGTTCTACTGGAGTTATGCAGTTTTGCAGTTCGTAGCAGGAAACTTCATTCATAAATTTGGAACTAAGAAGATCTTATTTATTGCGACATTTATGAACGCTTTATCATCGGCAATG ATACCAATGATGGCGAAGCACGCTGGAGCGAACGGAGTAATGGCTCTGAGAGTTATACAGGGTCTCTTCCAAGGATTTCTGTTACCCTGTATGAATGGAGTCCTAGGGAGGTGGCTTCCACCCCACGAATTATCATCCTGCAGCTCCGTTGTATTCGCAG GCTTCCAAGTAGGGGCGATACTATCTTCAGTAATAACCGGGTATCTATCGGCCTCCTCGTGGGGCTGGCCTGCGGCTTTCTATTTATTTGCCCTATTGGGCTTCGTATGGTGCATATTCTGGATGGTTTTCAGCGCCGAAACCCCGGCGGCCCATTCCAGCATAAGTATCGAGGAGCGAAAGTATATTGAGCATTCTCTCGGTCAGCAAAATGACCACTTG TTAGATGAGAAGTCAATTCCTTGGCGGAACATTATGAGGTCCGTACCCTATTGGGCAATAATCATTGCGGCCATCGGAGAGTCTTGGACTACCACGTTCTTGACTGCTGAATTGCCAAGTTATTTGAGCTATGTTGTTGGGTTGAATATTAAAGAT AGCAGCTTATTTACTGCAGCACCAACTGTGGGAGCCCTTATCGGATCCCTTTTCTACAGCCCCATCGCCGGATATACCATAAAGAAAGGGTGGATAACTACCCGCTCTTCCAGAAGAATTTTTCAAGGGTTTA GCATGTTTTCGGTGTCGATAGGTTTCCTGTTCCTCACGTACCTCGAGGATCGAGTGTTCATAGCAATACTGCTAATTTCATCCTATACTGCATCGTCTGCAGTGACTTCCGGTCACTTAGTGAATCTTGTAGACCTATCACCGAGGTACGCAGCGATTTTGTCAGGAATTTCCAACGGAATTGGGCAGCTGATTGCCATCTTTGCCCCAATATTGGTACACTTTATTGTGGTTGATGAG ggtGACCGGTTCTCATGGAGATACACATTCTTGCTATCGGCGATTATCGGATCGGTTACAGCACTTGTGTTCATTATGTTTTGCTCTGCCGAAAGGCAATGGTGGGATGATGTGGATAAAATCAAGATGGAGCGCAAAACTAAAGAAGCCAAATCAAAGGAAGGCCAAAGCAATCCGGGATTTGAAGAGAGTGAGGTCGCATGTTAA